The nucleotide window GTCTatgtgttgggtttttaaaCTCACATGGAGGAATGGAAGATAAATAAACTTGGCTGAGTAAAGACAAGATAGCCTGTACAACATTAGCATCCCCTGTATGCTAACGTTTGTTCTCTAACCTGCACATCTTCATGCCTGTGGTTTGTGTGTCACTGAAGGAACCTGACCTTGGCACAGTCAGTAAATCATTCACAAGATGGCCCAACAGCCCTGTTGTCTTTGAAATCTCTGCTGGGTGGATGTTCAAACGTAAATCAACGTTTCTCCATCATAAAGCACCAGACATAGCATGAGTAGCTAGTTGTAATTTATTTCTGTTATAAAAACAAGGTCTATCTGCAGAGGTTTCTTGTGGGACTTGCACTAATGAGACCTTTATCCCTGAACATAAACTACTGTAACAGGGTGAGGAAGCAAGCAGAAATCCCCTTTGCTGCACACCCTGAAACACAACACCAAGCCCCTTGGTTATACAGTTCCTGGTCCATGAGTAAGATCTTTGTACTCATGTCAGGTCTCCTCCTTTTCAAATTCTCTACTCACCATTTCAAGGCCAGCATGGAAAGAAACTGGCTGCCAGTTGTGGggtatctttttttccttttctccctctacATTAGAAATGCTCCCTCTCACTGATAAATTCATCACCTTCTACCGTCATCTTTAAACTGCttcccagcagtgcctgctACTTTGACTAAGGTGAACCCTCTCACCCTCCTAAAGTGTGGCTGTTGTAGTGGGCAATCTGTGTGCTGCTGAATTCCTCTCATCTGATACATTGCAGGTGGATTTTATCTGCTACGATCATCAGTGGCTGGAAGTGAAAGTCTGGTTTCTGCCACATCCAGCATTATTGTCCAGCCTGTTTGCATTTGTTCCACAATCACAGCACTGTCTGGCAAAGGGAGCCTGAAGACAAGACAGCTGCACCTGATTCCTTTAAGCAcactcctttcttttttctcctggtTCAAATTTTCCCAAGAGGCATCAAGACCAAAATAAATCTCTAGCAAAACACCAGTTTCTATTTTCCACCCCATTGCAACTCTTTCATTGTGTCTGATCTTCTGAAGTTCCAACAGTGAAGGTTATGGGATCACCCACTTGAATAAAGAAGGCTGAGGCATCATTTGGTTCCCATTAACTCTCTGAGGCATTGGGAAATGGTTTTCCACAAACCTCTTCTGCATAGTCAGCCTCACTCACACACTGGTAAGAAGggtcttttcctttgctttgctcttcagtGGATCAAGACCTATCAGTGGGCTGGGCAGGTGTCACATAAAACATTTTCAGTCCATGCATTGAGCAGCCTGAATCTGTGGAGTTCCTCTGACACAACAACACGATTTAGCACAATATTCCTGAaaggctccagctcctccacagtCTTGCTACCCCATCTGACCAGTGCCAAGTAACAAGCCTGCTGGAAATGGTTTCTACTGACTGAATCCTCCATCTGGGTGCCAACCCTAGCTGAGAGTGCTGCATTTCACAGGGATTCCAGAGCTTCCTCCCCACTACAAGAGTGCTTTGGATGTGCTCAGCCTGAAGCTTCTTACTGACATATATAAATAGAgatatagagaaaaaaaatagatatttttatGGAGATGTTTTATAAGTGGCCTTTACTTTGTGCATGGTAATTATCGCCAAACTCTTGGTGTTTAGGAGCTCCAATGTGGCTGGTTCTGCAGTTTAGAAAGCAACCAGCTGCCTCTGTTGCAAGGGGGACTTTGGGGTATGGGCTtggattttgatttttattattcaGCTATAATTTGCATGATTTAGATTTGggttttgtcttggtttttcttttgtttgttgggggttttttgttgttgttgttttctttcctcatcGGTTCTCTGGCAGGGACATATTGGGCTCAAGCAGGAACTCCTTTCTTAGTCCTTGAGAGATGGATTGGAGTCATTGGTGCCACTCAACCACTTCAGAAGCACCTGCCTTGCACAGCCTGTGATGCTGCTCAGTGTGAGTGCTTCAAAACACAGTTTCTGTAGCAAGCTGTTGGGCTTCTCACAGTTCACTGAGGTGCTCCTATTTGTCTATCTTTGCTTGGCAAGACAGCCAGCTAGCAGCAGCTGGGCCATGGCAATCACCTTGGGAGCAGGAAAAGGGGTCAGCAGAGACCAGGACGCAAATTAGAGTTTGGAAGCAGATTCATGAACACTGCAGTAGCAAAAGACTGCCAAAACTGCTACTGGGGCAGGtcattttacttccttttttcttttactccttgtttttgtgtgtgccGCATCAGAGTAATGCATCTCTAGCAGCCAGCCAGATCTCCAGAACCTGGGCTCTTGGTTAGAGGCAGAACTGCTGTTGTGCTTTCTTACGGATCTtgatcctgctgctgtggagtGGTCTGTGCCCAGGAAAGGACAAAGGCAAAGCAATTCCAGCCTCTCACCTCTTGCCTCACAACCCAGGTTGAAAGCCAATCCCAGGGTTATGTGCCTACAAAGCTGGCCCAACTTTCCTGGCAGGGGAAACCAAGACCTTGTCTGTTTGCAGTTATTCTAGTCCACAGGTTTCTTTCTTGAGCACAATTTTCCCATGGGAAGCATAACCAGGATATGATGGTTTAGCCTATTTAAACAAAAATGTGTAtattaaaccaaaaaaacaaaacaaaaccccctaaTCTGAAAGTATAGTGTATCTGAGATTCCTCTGCTAGAGACATTTAGTCTACAGATTTATGGCTACATTTGCTATGTTATGCTTGAATAAACATATAATTCATTGAAATACAGAAGACTGCTAAAAAATTATCTCTTTAAGGAGAATAAACTGTTTGTAAATTTATAAAGACTATAATCTGTTAGGCCTTATTTGAAGTATGTACTGTGGTTTGGTAAAAGTACAACATTAAAAGAGCCTTGCCAGATGAGGAATGGGCTTCTCtttttgtgctgtgtgtgcatgtacagCTTCTTCTGAATATGTGACAGCTTAGGATCAttgaactgttgaggttggagagacctttgagatcatcaagtccaaatgctcacctagagctcataATCCTTCCACTACTatcactaaaccacatccctcagcaccacatccatgtgtctGTCAAATACctccacctccctaggcagcctgttccagcacctgataaacccttctgtgaagaatttttcctaatatttaacctgaacctcccttgacacAAATTGAGGTcgtttctcttgtcctgtcacttgttgcttctgagaagagactgacccccacctcactccagcctcctctgaggtagttgtagagggcgatgaggtctcccctcaccctcctccagactaaacaaccccatgtccctcagctgttcctcataagccttgtgttcaaggcccttcattGGCAGAGCGGGGAGGAGGTCACACTGAGGAGGTGGCCCCAGCTGGCACTTTGGCAGTGCTGGACCATTGCAGGGGCCTGGGATTGAGGCTGGTCTTGGTATAGAGCCTGAGAGTGAGAAGGGCAGACCATGGGTGCCCgggagagaggaaaggcacAGTCCAGCAAGGCCTGCCCTCGCcgctccctgctgctggtggccccGGGCCCTGCTCCCCAGTCTGGGTGCTGTGGGGAACTGTGGTCAGAGGGGGTGACCCGGGGGCGCTGAGGTGCTGAGGCCCGGCAGTCACGCTTGGCCCGTAGGTCCAGCGTGCAGGGCACAGGTCTGCCAATGGGCACTTGTTAGTCATGGCCCAGgcacctccctccccagctgctgccgGAGCCCTCAGTAGCAGCGGCCAGGGCCAGGCAGGAATGGGTGCCACTGCTGCCGGCCCCAGGGCAGCGAGCAGCGGGCCAGCACCAGCaacaggtctcagcctttcctcatccaCAAATGTTCCAGGcctttcatcatcctcatggccagcattggacactctctagtacctccctgtctctcttgcactgagGAGGCCAGGACTGGACAAAATACTCCATATGCGGTCTCACCACAGAgtaaagaggaaggagaactgCACTTGACCTGCAGGCCAcgcttttcttaatgcaccccaggacagcattggccttcttggccgcaagggcacattgctgtcccatggataacttcttgtccCCCAGGACTCAGAGCTCCTTCTCCAcgttgctgctttccagcaagtcaaGTCTTAATCTGCACTGGTCCATGGTCTTGTTCCTCCTCAGGTTCAGGACTCTACCTATTACTACAGGCATCCTCAACACAAGAAATTCCCTTTCTGTCATCAAACTTTAGGGAGGGTAAAGATAAGGGGTTTTGATACATTAGCTaaagatgaaaaagagaaatcctTAGAAGCcaataaggaaaaaaggaacaTCTGACAGATGGGTGTGAGATGCAGGAATAGTGAAACAAAGCCGACAGCTTCACCGAGACAAAGGAACATGGAAAGCAAGAGGGAGAACAGATTTGGGATTTAACTTGAACTGGCAGAGAGAATGGAAAATGGCACTTTTACACACTATAATTAACTATCCTTACTGAAGCTTTCTTTCAGCTGCCAAATTTGCATCTATCCTCCAATATTGACTCACATTTTGGTTGTTAACTTATGACAAGGTCATCCACTTGAAAAGCATTTCTGAGCAAAGCAATGAAGTAATTAATCTCTCTGTTAGAGAACTTGTTTAGCTAATAACAGCTCTTAATATTTTAAGACAATTTCTACCTACTTAGAAGAACATACGGAATATGTGTGAATAAGTAGTAGAAAAAACCTTACCCCTCAAGGAAAGTGGTGAAATAATTAAAGAGCTTCTCACACACTGATACAACATTAAAAACCAAATTAATTACCAAATGtggctttctgctggctttgagAAATCCAGTGCGTAAATCTGTCAAAATTTACTGCAGCCAGATACACTGCATGGCAAGTGAATCAAAACTATGCTGGTCATTATGGAGCCAGCAATATGCCACCTCGTGGCTGAGAGGGCCatacacaaagggaaaaaaaaaaaataggaggaaGGTACTGAGAAAATTGGGCTGTACAAAAAGTAAGGTCATCTTTTAAAACAGGTGTCCAACAATTAGTGTGCCCTTAGAATTTCAAACAGGGGAAAATGAGTGATTTGGGTGGCAAATCACAATGACATGCCAAAGCTGTGCACATTTTACCAGGGGgtaagcagcacagggaagttCAGCATGGCCAGATTGTAATGGAAATGTCTAAATATTCAGGCACTGCAGCAAGAATTGCCTTGGGAGGGAGTCCAGGGAAGCAGAGCACCAAGCAGCCCATGGAAAATGAGAGCTGCCAACTCCTGCACCAGGAACTAGACTACAAGTTGGAGCCTAACCTGTCAGACATTCCTCTTACTTTTGCCTGTTTCACTGGTGGAAGAACTATGCTACACTTAATAGCTTAAACATCTCCGCTCCAGCAAGGGCACCCAGAGTGAGTAAGGTCCCTCAGACCCCGCTGGAGACTACGGGAGACAGCCGGAGCTTGTTGCATGCCCTGGCCCACGTCCAGGAGCCAATACCTGGGGTGGAGGAGCTGGGAGTCCGACAGGCTCCGGCGGGCTCCGACGCCCTGCGATGGTTTCCGATGTTCTCCGCAGTTCTCCGATGGTCTCAGACGCCCTCTGGCGGTCTCTGGCGGGATCTGATATGCTCCGACGCCCTCTGGCGGTCTCAAATGTTCCCGGCGCTCGCCAAGGGGCTCCTGCCGCTGCAgtgggctgccagcagcagagggctgcCGCTCTTCGCGCctcttccccagggctcaggacACACAGGAGATGCCCCGATGCCCTTTATGAGGGCGAGCCGAGGAGGGTAGCACGGCAGGGCTCAGCCGCGGCTAGGACGGGAGAGTTCTGAGGAGCCGCCTGGTACTGCTGTGGCTGGGCCTGCTTACAGCcggtgcctgcagcagcactgtggccaCGTGTTTGCAGATGGAGGGTTGGAAGGTCCCTGGTAGCCCTCAGCGGCCCACAGGTGCTTTGGGCCCTATGGTATTGGAGGCAGGTGGGCCACGGTGGAGTATTGCCTTGTGCGGTTTGATGGGACAGGAGCCACCTCCATTGGCTCTTCCTTGTCTTGTGGTAGATCCACCACCATCGGTTGTTGAAGGTCTTGAGGTGGATCCACTTCCCATTGTTCTGGGAGGTTGCCCTCCAAGGGCCTGACGTTTGCTGGAGGCATTGCTGCTCCTGTCAGGCCTCCTCCATTTTTGGGGAAGTGGAGGCATCCTGAGAGGTTCAAATTACCTCAGTCACCCAGCAGACCGGGGgttttcagcttctcctcagagGGTCAAATGATCTCAACTGCCCCCACCGTGGGCTCTCGCTGGTGTTTCGCAGGCTCCAATGGCCTCCTCTCCCTCATCTTGCTGACTCTGGGTTCCCTCTCTTGCCTGGCTTGGCCAAATACTCTTCACCCAAGCACGCACTCGGTGTCAAAGTATGGCTGCACAATCAGCTGTGGGCCAATCACAGACCTGCTTGCTCAGGCAACCAatcacaggctgctgctctcagcaatgggaactgctgccagcagtgggcTTGAAGGGCCTCTGGGGAAGTCCATTGAAGGCCCCATCGGGAGAACCCTTAAAGACCTTACTCATGGAGGCCACTTAGCTTGTCAGAGAGAAAGGCTGTCCTTTACGCACCAGGACCCTTGTCTAAGGGGAACACTGGCGCATGTGTGGCTGGGGGACAAACAGAAGCTCTAGCACTCTTTCTGCAGTACGGGCAGGAAAGACAGGACGTGGcagacagaaggaaataaatccCCCTCAACCAAACCAAAGAGCCCCAGTGTTTTCACTGATGCAGAGCAGAGTTGATAGTCCTTGGGGTATACCCAGACTGCCTGTTGCATGTGCTGCCCAGtttgctgccagccctgggctccAGTCACTGCTGCTAGTCTTTCTGCAGATCTTTTGGGATCCAGTTGcctatttctttcttccctctcacaCTGGTTCCTATCTCACTAAGGCTCCTTGGATTTTGTtcagcactcaagatgacctgctccatgaccttcccaaaaccaccaaggtcagactgacaggtctgtagttccctgggtcttcTTTTCAGCCCTGCTTgcagatgggtgtcacatttgccACTCTCCAGTCAGCCGGTgactccccagttagccaggactgctggtaaagcATGGAAAATGGCTTGGTGAGCATGtctaccagctccctcagtacccttgggtgtATGCTTAAACTGTACAAAAAAATTTCTAGACCACAAAAGCAATGCCTTTGCCAGCCACTCACAAGTTCCCAGTGCATTAAAGGGAAACTCTCAaagcacttctttttcttttgccaggGTTCATAAAATGAAGTAATGAAagtgaatttttcttttctattctatTGAAGGAAAAGTCCAACTAAACTCTTCTGACTCTGACTGAAGACGATTTCTTTTTTGGAGAATGAACTGCTTCTACATCCACTGCATGTTCAAATCTTCAGTATTTGTCATTTGgttctaatttttcttttagacACCTCTGTGTTTGAGTGTCAAGgtttagggctgggctggccattAAACAAGCAACGGAGGTTCTCCATGaatccctctgccttcccaaagggaaaagaaagggccTGGTGGGTTGGAAAAAATCCCTAAAcctgctttaatgaaaatagtaataaaatgaaatatgcaCAAATAGATAGAAACCATTATCAAGCAAACCTCTTCATTCCCCCATGGCAATTACATCTCTGTCATCACCGATGCTGTGGCAGGCattggggaagtcccagactgaaCTCTGTGGTGGATGGCAatcagattcaggagctggaatttggaactggattcaggaactcatggatcAGGATTGAAGGCAGCACAGACTCTGGCcactgaagaggaggctctacCCTCAGGATCCCCCAGAATTTATACAGAATATTCCATCCGTTGGATGGAATCTCTTGTTGGGGTCAGTTTAGTCACCTGGCCTGTTCTCCCAAcagctgcagccttttcctTGCTGCACCCCAAGGTGGCACACAAGACatagcagtgcccttggtctgcacccCAACCCTTGGTGCTAACTCTCCCCGTTAGCCTTGTCACTGCCAGTAGCAGCCACTCTCTGTGCcaccctgccctgagctgcagaaagtgtcTCACTGAGCAGACACAGCTCAGGGAAGGCACAATTCTGAGAAGAGTTAGTGCTGGGCTAGCTTACACCAGGACATTAAGGAATTACCCCATGATTCTCAATGTCCCAGGCTTATTTCTCTACAGAACCATtgtcaaaaagaaaatatctacctatctatctataaAAAACAACTAAACTAGTGAAGTATAATTGGTCTGCTGTTCTTTGTGATCTTCCAAGGACACACTGAGCTCCCAGGCTAATTAATGAATGGGAATGGCTgcaaagaagcagcagtgacTCTGCTCGAATTTACACATTTCCAGTCATTACATTTCAATTCCTTCAGAGAAGAAATCAAGTgcattttcagaaggaaaaaacccaaagctttcCACATCCGACTaagacagaaaattaatttgtatACTGTCAGCAGCAAAAATCCTCCAGACCAGCACAGAAAAAACACAAGTACTCCACGGCAAGCACTGTTTGCTCAAAAGTAGGGCTATCACCACGTATCTCAAATAGCAGCAGTATGGGCAAATCCAGGCAGATTCTCTTAGAAGCTGGGGAAATAATCAGGTAACTTCCCTTTGTATCCAATCAACATTGGTTTGGAActtgctccccaccctccctttTTTCACCCTAGCCCTCCAAatgagcagcagccaaaacCAGAGAGCAAATTTCCCTGGGAAACTTAACATACTTTATTGTACAGCTGTGAATGTTTCTCCTTAGTTAAAAACCTGTCAGCTACAAAACCAGCACCCAGCATTAGCACACAAACTATTCAGTGTGCTAAACCCAAGGCCAACATTGACTGCTGTGGTGTAGCACTGAGAAGCATTTCCCACCCACCTGCACAATCATAGGACATGACAATGCAATGCCAGCAGGCTTCCCAAAACCCCCTTGTTTTTCAGTGAACCAAGTGAGGAAAACACTCTTGGAAGTCAGGATCTTTCTTGCTGCAGCCACTGGGAGGTATTGTTCTAGAGCATCAATTCTGAACAAACCAAGACGGACGCTTCCTGGCCCTTTCAATGACCCGCttgccttcctctttttccGTGGGCTTCTCTCCATCATAAAGGACGACAGTCTCTACAGTTGGAGCATTAAATGGTCCTCCTTCCTTCTTACCTATTTCTATCCGTATCAGTCGGGTTTCTGCTTTAACCTTTGCATAGCAGTAGCCACACAGGACGTGTTTCTGTTTTAAGTTTCCACACTCGGGACAAACATCTATGTTCGTCTAAAAACAACAGGGGAAAACAGGAAATAATCACAAACTACTGCAAAGGTTACATGTCGCACCAGAGAAATCCTGACTTCTCAAAATCTATTCCTCTTTGTAATGTCCTGCTTTTGCTGGGAGAGAATCCCAGGCCATTCAGGGGatgcaggccattagcagctCTGaatcagccaggacagctgactggAGTTGACTCTAGGTGTATTCCAAACCAAAGGcatcatattcagtataaaagGGGAAGTTTGGTGAGGAAAGGCGTGCAGCCTGCTTGTGCTCCTCCGCTTCCTTATCATGCTTTCAAGGACTGCCTGCCTTCTTGGTGTGACTACTGTACCTTTGCTGGGTGAGCATAACTTTATACTTCGCATGGTATCAGTTTGGCTATTTcattaaatgtgttttctttttaacttgtGGGTCTTCTTTTCCCAGTCTCTCCTCAGGAGAGAAGGGCAGTCATTGGGTGATAGAGCAATGACTgtagtttagccccagatatgGGCTAAATATAGACCAGTAATTTTTCTGTCATGGGTTTGTGGCAAATGCTTACTACTAAAAATAGCTTATGAAGTCAGTATTTAAATCATTAAGCCTCCTGACATCTGGAAGACTGATCAACTCAGATGCACAGCATGTACAGACCTTTTCCATTTGTACTAACTGTTTAGCTAAAATTCACATTGAATGGCTTGCACCAGAACTGTTGCTGTTAACTGCAGACCACTGTCACACATCATGAATATACCATTGAGAAAGTATTCTGAAGGTTACAATATCTTATAAGCTTCTTCTATAAATGAatctcagaaatatttttcagtcagtaatagcagaatcacagaatattaggggttggaaaggaccttgaaagatcatctagtctaactccagagcaggaccacctagagtgggtcacacaggaacacatccagctgcgttttgaatatctctagagaaagagactccacagcccccccgggcagcctgttctagtgttccatcaccctcatagtgaaaaagttttccttatgtttacatggcacttcctatgcctcaacttccacccattgtcccttgtcctgtcattgggcatcaccgagaagaacctgactccatcctcttggcactcactcttcatatatttataaacatgaaggAGGTcaaccctcaggctcctctcctccaagctaaagagcccccagctccctcagtctcctctcaaaaggaagattttccactcccttaatcatgtttgtggctctgcactgaacTCTATGCCCACTATAATGATCATCTAAACTAAGTGAGATGACAAAAGGTGTAAATCTTAGTCCAGCAGGCTTGTTTGCCATTATAACATTACTTTTAGTAAATAAGGTGGCAAGCCCATGAAAGACGGTGGCTACCTTTACTTTGATAAGCTTATTGGGACTTCTTCTCCTGCAGCGGTTCACTTCAATGGTGCGCCTCTTCTTTGGTGCTGCCATCCATAAGATGCTATCGAAGAGGCTGGGCACCTCATtactttctgcagtgctgcctaCTGGCTCTGGAAACAAAGCTGGAGCTTGGACAGCTAATGCTGGTCCTGAAagggtgaaaaaagaaaaaaaaaattaattgcagcCAAGCCCCATTCTCGTGTGCTGCCAAGTAAACATGACACGGATGCTACCGGCATCCCCAAAGCGAGGAGGTAGAGGCGGCCAGCAGTGTTCCCTTCCCGTTCCCTCATTGTCCCCAGTGCTGCGCGCTCTCCCGCACCAGTTCCCTCACTCTGCCGGCCCGAAACCCTCACACCACCGCTTCCTTCAGCCGGGAGTGGAGCAGATCGGTACCTACCCCAAGGTGGGCTTTGGCTCCTGGAGAAACCCAGCAAAAGGCCGTGCTCCAGCCGCCCCCAGCAGCGTTGCAGGAGACCGCAAAGCCGCGGCAGcggggaaaaaaacagcaccAAAGCCGCCATCTTCCTACAGAGCCCCTCCGGATcctgagagggagggaaaggcttCGCAGTGGGTGTGCGTAGCTGCCGCTGAGCCTTCTGTGAAATCGAGTGCCCCTCGGCCCTCGCTGCCCGGCGATGACGGAAAGCAGGACTACACGTCCAGCATTCCTGTCACCACCAGGAGGGCGGTGCGTGGCGGGGACTTCAGTTCCCACCATGCCTCACGGCCCGCCGTTTCGCCAATCACGTCTCTCAAGGGGCCAGCGCTGCTTCCTGGCATGCTCcgctctcctctcctttctcgcCAATCAGCGCGCCGGCGGCCGTCTCGTGTGGGAGGCGGGAGGAGCGAGTGCGCCTGCGCAGAGAGGTAGTGAGGGGAGCTTATTCCAAAATGGCGGAGCGCGGCTATAGCTTCTCGCTCACTACCTTCAGGTACTCGTGGGGAGAGGGCTGCAGGCCTGGACTCTCCGCGCGCAAGCCGGCGGGCAAGCGGGAGGATGGCGCACAGCCTACGCGGAACGGTCTTCTGGCGACGGGGCGTGATGGAGCCGGGAGTTTGCAGAGTCATGGTGTTCCTCGCTGGGCTGTGAAGCCGGGCCTGCGAGCGCTGGGGGGCGGCCGTGTCTGGAGCCAAGCTGAAGGGGCGGGCAAGGGGAAGGCGGCAAGGGTCGGGTGGATTCACCTTCACCTGAGGGGGACATACAACTGCCGGGAGTCTTTGTGAGGAGAACGGCTGCGGGTGCAGCCGAGGAGAGAGGCGAGCGCTGAGGTGGGAGTTCCCCGTCCCACCTGATGTCTGTCGCTAAAGACGCCCCAAGTGCAGTCGCTGCTTGTGTCTTTTCTCGTTGCCATAAGTCAGACTCACTGTGGGGCCAGCCTAAGGTCGTGCCGTATAGGGAGAGCTTAGTCGGTTCTCTTGCACCCCTACGCTTTAGGGTGGGTGggcattctgtaattctgagcTAATTGGGAATGTGTGGTGGTAGTTGAGCTATAGTATTTTGAGCGCTTGCTTCAGAACAAAATTTGCAGGTGTGGGTTTGAAGGAAGCTTTCAGATAAGTTTTAAACAgattcttttccttcctgttgcACTTTGCAGGCGGTATTCTCCTGTGCTATGCACAGCTTAGATGTGGAATGATTGTGTGCCCAGAATGAATGTGCTATTGAAGTGGTATGAGTTTAAGTGGTACTCTAATACATACACTTAAGATTAATCCAGAGGGAATGAAACTAGTTTTCACTGTGCCTTTTTGAAACTATTAAGCTATGCAGAACTTTAAAATCTGAATACAAGAATCTTTGTGCTGCCATTGGTAAAGTGCCTCCTTAATACCAGAGAGTAATGCTGTATAATCGCAGAGTGGGTTGCTAAAGACTTGTTGCAGTTCAGCAAACATAGCTGTTCACCCTAACCCTCAATGCTCCTCATTCTGTATGAATTACTTTGTTAGCTTGGCTCCTGCTGCACTATTCTGAGGATGCTGCATCCTTCCAAATGGGGAATACCTGGGAAGGGAATGCGAGTTTTTTCTGTCTTGCGTCATTGACTTGTTGCCTGCTTGACAGTCAAAAAGGGTCACAGTGTTTTGGTCCTGCCTTTCGGCAATGAACATCAGTATCCTAAACTTTTGCAAACCACACTTATAATGCCATTTCAGCAGAAAGATGTTTCCTACTGCGTGAAAAAGTTGTTTAAAAGGGTATAAAGTTGGAGAATGAACTTGTCCTCCTTCAGTATGCATTCCAGTCCTTGTTCCCTATGTCAGACGTGAGCTTTCAGTGGGGTTGCA belongs to Indicator indicator isolate 239-I01 chromosome 11, UM_Iind_1.1, whole genome shotgun sequence and includes:
- the MRPL32 gene encoding 39S ribosomal protein L32, mitochondrial; protein product: MAALVLFFSPLPRLCGLLQRCWGRLEHGLLLGFSRSQSPPWGPALAVQAPALFPEPVGSTAESNEVPSLFDSILWMAAPKKRRTIEVNRCRRRSPNKLIKVKTNIDVCPECGNLKQKHVLCGYCYAKVKAETRLIRIEIGKKEGGPFNAPTVETVVLYDGEKPTEKEEGKRVIERARKRPSWFVQN